Proteins encoded by one window of Erwinia pyrifoliae DSM 12163:
- the ftsE gene encoding cell division ATP-binding protein FtsE, which yields MIRFEEVSKAYLGGRQALQGVDFHLRPGEMAFLTGHSGAGKSTLLKLICGIERPSAGHIWFSGHDISRLKSREVPFLRRQIGMIFQDHHLLMDRSVYDNVAIPLIIAGASGEDIRRRVSAALDKVGLLDKAKSFPIQLSGGEQQRVGIARAVVNKPAVLLADEPTGNLDEALSEDILRLFEEFNRVGVTVLMASHDMGLIASRNYRQMTLNQGRLYGGHRGE from the coding sequence ATGATTCGCTTTGAAGAAGTCAGTAAGGCTTATCTCGGTGGTCGGCAAGCGTTGCAGGGGGTGGATTTTCATCTGCGCCCAGGCGAAATGGCGTTTCTGACCGGACACTCCGGGGCAGGGAAAAGTACCTTGCTGAAGCTGATCTGCGGCATTGAGCGCCCGAGTGCCGGGCATATCTGGTTTAGCGGTCACGATATTAGCCGTCTGAAAAGCCGTGAAGTCCCGTTTTTACGCCGTCAGATCGGCATGATTTTTCAAGATCACCATCTGCTGATGGATCGCTCGGTGTATGACAATGTGGCCATCCCGCTGATTATCGCCGGAGCCAGTGGTGAAGATATCCGCCGCCGCGTTTCTGCGGCGCTGGACAAAGTCGGCCTGCTCGACAAAGCGAAAAGTTTCCCCATCCAGCTTTCCGGCGGTGAGCAGCAGCGCGTGGGGATTGCCCGTGCGGTGGTGAACAAGCCGGCGGTGCTGCTGGCGGATGAACCGACGGGTAACCTCGACGAGGCGCTGTCTGAAGATATTTTGCGCCTGTTTGAGGAGTTTAACCGCGTCGGCGTTACGGTACTGATGGCCAGCCATGATATGGGGCTGATCGCCAGCCGTAACTATCGGCAGATGACGCTTAATCAGGGACGTTTGTACGGAGGTCATCGTGGTGAATAA
- the ftsY gene encoding signal recognition particle-docking protein FtsY, producing the protein MAKNKKRGFFSWLGLGRDEKAQQEEVKETLEQQPSADTPIADNATDSISEREAADAVAVTTSVAAQQAENSRAGELPEAVAPAEPVVLPVTPDEKHPVAHQSAAEAIDEAELEALALAAEPVDKALAAEVVQEPIVVQPEAVNGIIVPEPEPEPEPEPEPEPEPEPEPEPEPEQAKEQERPSKEGFFARLKRSLVKTRTNLGSGFISLFRGKKIDDELFEELEEQLLIADVGVETTRRIIGNLTNQASRKQLRDAEALYGLLKTDMAEILAKVEAPLDISGKTPFVILMVGVNGVGKTTTIGKLARQFQAEGKSVMLAAGDTFRAAAVEQLQVWGQRNNIPVVAQHTGADSASVIFDAIQAAKARHVDVLIADTAGRLQNKAHLMEELKKITRVMKKLDDSAPHEVMLTIDASTGQNAISQTKLFHEAVGLTGITLTKLDGTAKGGVIFSVADLFTIPIRYIGVGEGIDDLRPFKADDFIEALFARED; encoded by the coding sequence ATGGCAAAGAATAAAAAACGTGGCTTTTTTTCCTGGCTTGGCCTGGGGCGTGACGAAAAGGCGCAGCAGGAAGAGGTAAAAGAAACGTTAGAACAGCAGCCCTCTGCCGATACGCCAATTGCTGATAACGCCACTGACAGTATTTCCGAACGCGAAGCGGCAGACGCGGTCGCGGTGACCACAAGCGTGGCAGCACAGCAGGCGGAAAACAGCCGTGCGGGCGAATTGCCGGAGGCTGTAGCGCCAGCTGAGCCTGTTGTGCTGCCAGTGACCCCGGACGAAAAGCATCCCGTTGCGCATCAAAGCGCGGCGGAGGCGATTGATGAAGCGGAGTTGGAAGCGTTAGCGCTGGCCGCCGAGCCGGTGGATAAGGCGCTGGCGGCAGAGGTGGTGCAGGAGCCGATCGTTGTACAACCCGAAGCAGTAAACGGCATTATTGTGCCAGAACCAGAACCAGAACCAGAACCAGAACCAGAACCAGAACCAGAACCAGAACCAGAACCAGAACCAGAACCAGAACAGGCTAAGGAGCAAGAGCGCCCGAGCAAAGAAGGCTTCTTTGCGCGTTTGAAGCGCAGCCTGGTCAAAACCCGCACCAATCTGGGTTCCGGGTTTATCAGTCTGTTCCGTGGCAAGAAAATCGACGACGAACTGTTCGAAGAGCTGGAAGAGCAGTTACTGATTGCTGATGTCGGGGTGGAAACCACCCGCCGTATCATCGGCAATCTGACCAATCAGGCCAGCCGCAAACAGCTACGTGATGCTGAAGCGCTGTATGGCCTGCTGAAAACCGATATGGCGGAGATCCTCGCTAAGGTTGAAGCACCACTGGATATCAGCGGTAAAACGCCGTTTGTTATTTTGATGGTTGGCGTCAATGGCGTAGGGAAAACCACCACCATCGGCAAGCTGGCGCGCCAGTTCCAGGCCGAAGGCAAATCGGTGATGCTGGCTGCCGGCGACACCTTCCGTGCCGCCGCCGTTGAGCAGCTGCAGGTTTGGGGGCAGCGCAACAATATTCCGGTGGTGGCGCAGCATACCGGTGCTGATTCCGCTTCGGTGATTTTTGATGCCATCCAGGCGGCAAAAGCCCGTCATGTTGACGTGCTGATCGCCGATACGGCCGGGCGTTTACAGAATAAAGCGCATCTGATGGAAGAGCTGAAAAAAATTACCCGCGTGATGAAGAAGCTCGACGACAGCGCGCCGCATGAGGTGATGCTGACTATCGATGCCAGCACCGGACAGAATGCGATCAGCCAGACTAAACTGTTCCATGAGGCCGTTGGGCTGACCGGGATCACCCTGACCAAGCTGGACGGTACGGCGAAAGGTGGCGTGATCTTCTCGGTGGCGGATCTGTTCACTATTCCTATTCGCTACATCGGCGTTGGCGAAGGCATTGACGATTTACGACCGTTTAAGGCTGACGATTTTATAGAGGCACTTTTTGCCCGAGAGGACTAA
- the rsmD gene encoding 16S rRNA (guanine(966)-N(2))-methyltransferase encodes MNKKPRSGAAGQIRIIGGQWRGRKLPVPDSAGLRPTTDRVRETLFNWLAADIQQANCLDCFAGSGALGLEALSRHAASATLLELERPVAQQLEKNLATLGAKNGRVVNSNTLQFLAQKGEPHHLVFVDPPFRKGLLEQTLTLLESNGWLADESLIYIESEVENGLPLVPVNWQLHREKIAGQVAYRLYIRHTENEDNADVN; translated from the coding sequence ATGAATAAGAAACCCCGCAGCGGCGCAGCCGGGCAAATAAGAATTATTGGTGGGCAGTGGCGTGGCCGTAAGTTACCGGTTCCCGATAGCGCCGGCCTGCGCCCCACTACCGATCGGGTACGTGAAACGCTTTTTAACTGGCTGGCTGCGGATATCCAGCAGGCAAACTGCCTTGACTGTTTTGCCGGGAGCGGCGCTCTGGGCCTGGAAGCGCTGTCGCGCCATGCCGCCAGCGCCACCCTGCTGGAGCTGGAACGACCGGTGGCGCAACAGCTGGAAAAAAACCTTGCTACCCTCGGGGCGAAAAATGGACGCGTCGTTAATAGCAATACGTTGCAGTTCCTTGCCCAGAAGGGCGAGCCGCACCATCTGGTATTTGTTGACCCACCGTTTCGTAAAGGGCTGCTTGAACAGACCCTCACGTTGTTGGAGAGCAACGGCTGGTTAGCCGATGAATCCCTGATCTATATCGAAAGTGAAGTCGAAAACGGCCTTCCGCTGGTGCCGGTAAACTGGCAGCTGCACCGTGAAAAGATCGCCGGTCAGGTGGCTTATCGCCTGTATATTCGTCATACAGAAAACGAGGATAACGCAGATGTTAATTAA
- a CDS encoding DUF1145 family protein, translating into MLINAGRLLMVFVWAFLLLNVVQPFPKPLTYFVNVALFFMVIMHGLQLVLMRTTQPQGAAKLSGVMQAKIFFFGVFELLAWQKKNLPKR; encoded by the coding sequence ATGTTAATTAACGCAGGCCGTCTGTTGATGGTGTTCGTCTGGGCTTTTTTGTTGCTTAACGTGGTACAACCCTTCCCGAAACCGCTGACGTATTTTGTTAACGTTGCACTGTTCTTTATGGTGATTATGCACGGCCTGCAGCTGGTGCTGATGCGCACCACTCAGCCACAGGGGGCGGCTAAACTCAGCGGCGTGATGCAGGCCAAAATCTTTTTCTTTGGCGTATTTGAGCTACTCGCGTGGCAAAAAAAGAACTTACCCAAACGCTAA
- a CDS encoding DUF2500 domain-containing protein yields the protein MKPPIFFLIILVIIAILATRQFIKQRREVAVNDVTPLRSLIVEVKSKREYPASNRLSRQREHIPVEDMRYEAWFHPLNEAGDFKLELNAGDYHQMDKGTRGELQFKGTRFVSFKPGAEARRN from the coding sequence ATGAAGCCGCCGATTTTCTTTTTAATCATACTGGTCATTATCGCCATCTTAGCGACCCGTCAGTTTATCAAACAGCGGCGTGAGGTGGCGGTCAACGATGTCACGCCGCTGCGTAGCCTGATAGTAGAAGTAAAGAGCAAACGAGAATATCCGGCCTCAAATCGTCTCTCACGCCAGCGTGAGCATATTCCGGTGGAGGACATGCGTTATGAGGCCTGGTTTCATCCGTTGAACGAGGCAGGTGATTTTAAACTGGAACTGAATGCCGGGGATTATCATCAAATGGATAAGGGCACCCGGGGCGAGCTGCAGTTTAAAGGAACACGCTTTGTGAGTTTTAAGCCGGGTGCTGAAGCCCGGCGAAACTGA
- a CDS encoding lysoplasmalogenase, producing MIWSFLAVLFSGWLYVDASYRGPQWQRWVFKPVTLLLMLAWAWQAPVLKTTDYLILAGLIATLAGDALILLPNKRMLYAIGAFFLSHLLYTLCFASQMTLTLFWPIPLTLLIIGALVLATVWTRLEELRWPISTLIGMALLMVWLSTEHYFFRPSDYSFTLMAGADLLLLGNIVWIISHFRCRFNADSAIIAACYFAGHFMIVRSLWL from the coding sequence ATGATCTGGTCTTTCCTCGCCGTTCTCTTTTCCGGCTGGCTGTATGTGGATGCATCCTATCGTGGACCGCAATGGCAACGCTGGGTATTTAAACCGGTCACCCTGCTGTTAATGCTGGCCTGGGCCTGGCAAGCGCCGGTGCTGAAAACTACCGATTATCTTATCCTCGCCGGACTGATAGCCACGCTGGCGGGTGATGCGCTGATATTGCTGCCGAACAAACGTATGCTGTATGCCATCGGAGCATTTTTCCTGTCGCACCTGCTGTACACGCTGTGTTTTGCCAGCCAGATGACGCTTACCCTGTTCTGGCCAATACCGCTAACGCTACTGATTATCGGCGCGCTGGTACTGGCTACCGTCTGGACCCGGCTTGAAGAGTTGCGCTGGCCGATTAGTACCTTGATCGGTATGGCGCTGCTGATGGTCTGGCTGAGTACCGAGCACTATTTTTTCCGCCCGAGCGATTACAGTTTCACCTTAATGGCTGGGGCCGACCTGCTGCTGCTGGGAAATATTGTCTGGATAATCAGCCATTTCCGCTGCCGTTTCAACGCAGACAGCGCGATTATCGCCGCCTGCTACTTCGCCGGTCACTTTATGATCGTGCGCTCCCTGTGGCTGTAA
- a CDS encoding zinc/cadmium/mercury/lead-transporting ATPase translates to MQQHSSCGCGHHHANKQPGCATRSRPVIKKVTAVSAETPCCGDADCGLADSPDEEADRLAQTARFSWRVQGMDCPSCAQKVETAVKQLANVSAARVVFASEKLLVDASDDVRSQVEQAVARVGFRLQRSDAAAPAVEARFWQENRSALVLALLMAASWLLGIIHPGAGTFAFTLTTLVGVCPVAHRALRLIRSGSPFSIETLMSVAAIGALFIGATAEAAMVLLLFTLGERLESFAAGRARKGVTALMALKPDQALRIRCGQRESVAVSDLRPGDVIEVAAGGRLPADAKLLSPFASFDESALTGESVPVDRQQDEAIAAGSMSVDRPVQLEVISEPGRSAIDRILHLIEEAGERRAPIERFLTRFSRIYTPIVMVLALAVALLPPLLMATAWQPWIYKGLTLLLIGCPCALVISTPAAVTSALAAAARRGALIKGGAALENLGNVRTIAFDKTGTLTEGKPQLTAIIALDGSDENRLLAIAAAVEQGSSHPLARAIVAAADARQLAVPAASDRRVLAGSGIQAVVSNRLLSVSSPHRLPENLLAQRHKEIEALENGGNTVVILHDERQLLAIVVLRDTLRADARGALAELQALNIQAVMLTGDNPRAAAAIAAELGIDYRASLLPEDKVNAITRLQQQQAVAMVGDGINDAPAMKAATIGIAMGSGSDVALETADAALPHNRLAGLATMIRLSRAAHANIRQNIALALGLKVLFLITTLLGITGLWLAVLADSGATALVTANALRLLGKR, encoded by the coding sequence ATGCAGCAGCACTCTTCTTGTGGTTGTGGTCACCACCACGCCAACAAACAGCCCGGGTGCGCGACCCGCTCGCGCCCCGTTATCAAAAAAGTCACCGCCGTTAGTGCAGAAACGCCCTGCTGTGGCGATGCCGACTGCGGTTTGGCGGATTCACCAGATGAAGAGGCCGACAGGCTGGCGCAAACCGCCCGTTTTAGCTGGCGGGTGCAGGGCATGGACTGTCCGAGCTGCGCGCAAAAAGTCGAAACCGCCGTCAAACAACTTGCCAACGTTAGTGCGGCCCGCGTGGTTTTTGCCAGCGAAAAACTGCTGGTCGATGCCAGCGACGATGTGCGTAGCCAGGTTGAACAGGCTGTCGCACGCGTTGGCTTCCGGCTTCAGCGCAGCGATGCGGCAGCACCTGCCGTTGAAGCCCGTTTCTGGCAGGAAAACCGCAGCGCGCTGGTGCTGGCATTGCTGATGGCGGCCAGCTGGCTGCTCGGTATTATCCATCCTGGCGCGGGGACTTTCGCCTTTACCCTAACCACGCTGGTTGGCGTCTGCCCGGTTGCGCATCGCGCTCTGCGGCTGATACGCAGCGGCTCACCGTTCAGCATCGAAACCCTGATGAGCGTTGCCGCCATTGGCGCACTGTTTATCGGTGCGACGGCCGAAGCGGCGATGGTGCTGCTGCTGTTTACGCTTGGTGAACGGCTGGAGTCATTTGCCGCCGGTCGGGCGCGCAAAGGGGTGACGGCGCTGATGGCCCTGAAACCTGACCAGGCGCTACGAATTCGCTGCGGACAGCGTGAAAGCGTTGCGGTAAGCGACCTGCGTCCGGGTGACGTGATTGAAGTCGCCGCCGGCGGGCGTCTGCCTGCCGATGCAAAGTTGCTGAGCCCGTTTGCCAGCTTTGATGAAAGCGCTCTGACAGGGGAATCGGTGCCGGTCGATCGCCAGCAGGATGAAGCTATCGCCGCAGGCAGCATGAGCGTTGACCGCCCGGTACAGCTGGAGGTTATTTCGGAACCGGGCCGCAGCGCCATTGACCGCATCCTGCATCTGATTGAGGAAGCCGGGGAGCGGCGTGCGCCAATCGAGCGTTTCCTCACCCGGTTTAGCCGCATTTATACCCCGATCGTCATGGTGCTGGCGCTGGCCGTGGCGCTGCTGCCTCCGCTGCTGATGGCGACGGCATGGCAGCCGTGGATCTACAAGGGATTAACGCTGCTGCTGATCGGCTGTCCGTGTGCGCTGGTTATCTCCACTCCGGCGGCGGTAACCTCGGCACTGGCCGCCGCAGCTCGTCGTGGCGCGCTGATCAAGGGCGGTGCGGCGCTGGAAAACCTCGGCAACGTGCGTACTATTGCTTTCGACAAAACCGGCACCCTGACTGAGGGGAAACCCCAGCTTACCGCCATCATCGCGCTGGACGGCAGCGATGAAAACCGGCTTTTGGCTATTGCAGCCGCTGTTGAACAAGGTTCATCACATCCTTTAGCACGGGCAATCGTCGCAGCGGCCGATGCTCGTCAACTGGCGGTTCCTGCGGCCAGCGATCGGCGTGTGCTGGCAGGCAGTGGCATACAGGCAGTTGTAAGTAATCGCTTACTATCTGTAAGTTCACCGCACAGATTACCCGAAAATTTATTGGCCCAGCGGCATAAAGAGATAGAAGCACTGGAAAATGGCGGCAATACCGTGGTGATACTGCACGACGAACGACAGCTACTGGCAATCGTCGTCCTGCGCGACACGCTGCGCGCCGATGCCCGTGGTGCGCTGGCAGAACTGCAGGCGCTGAATATTCAGGCCGTGATGCTGACCGGAGACAACCCGCGCGCTGCGGCAGCCATTGCCGCCGAGCTGGGCATTGACTACCGCGCCAGCCTGTTGCCGGAAGATAAGGTCAACGCCATCACCAGGCTGCAGCAGCAGCAGGCGGTAGCGATGGTAGGTGACGGCATCAACGATGCGCCAGCGATGAAAGCCGCCACCATCGGTATTGCGATGGGCAGCGGCAGCGATGTTGCGCTGGAAACCGCCGATGCGGCCCTGCCGCATAACCGCCTTGCCGGACTGGCAACGATGATCCGCCTGTCGCGTGCCGCCCACGCCAATATTCGTCAGAACATTGCACTGGCGCTGGGCCTGAAAGTCCTGTTCCTGATCACCACGCTGCTGGGTATTACCGGGTTGTGGCTGGCCGTACTGGCCGATTCTGGCGCTACGGCGTTAGTGACTGCTAACGCACTGCGCTTGCTCGGTAAGAGATAA
- the tusA gene encoding sulfurtransferase TusA encodes MSDPFANPDQTLDTQGLRCPEPVMMVRKTVRHMQEGETLLIIADDPATTRDIPGFCRFMEHTLVAQAVDALPYQYLLKKGL; translated from the coding sequence ATGAGCGACCCATTTGCCAATCCTGACCAAACCCTTGATACCCAGGGGCTGCGTTGCCCGGAACCGGTTATGATGGTGCGTAAAACCGTGCGCCATATGCAGGAGGGCGAAACCCTGCTGATTATCGCCGATGACCCGGCCACCACCCGTGACATTCCCGGTTTTTGCCGTTTTATGGAACATACGCTGGTGGCACAGGCCGTCGACGCGCTGCCCTATCAATATCTGCTGAAAAAAGGGCTATAG
- a CDS encoding 7-cyano-7-deazaguanine/7-aminomethyl-7-deazaguanine transporter, giving the protein MLAFSSRQRLHALVWLSLFHLLIILSSNYLVQLPVTIFGLHTTWGAFSFPFIFLATDLTVRIFGAPLARRIILAVMVPALFVSYVISALFYQGEWQGFAALGQMNLFVARIACASFMAYALGQVLDIQVFNRLRQKAAWWIAPAAAMFLGNISDTLAFFFIAFYKSSDPFMATHWVEIALVDYSFKVLICMLFFLPAYGLLLNAMLKQLTEKSNPPRVNFG; this is encoded by the coding sequence ATGCTCGCATTCAGTTCTCGTCAGCGCCTGCACGCGCTGGTCTGGCTCTCTTTGTTTCATCTGCTGATCATCCTTTCCAGTAACTACCTGGTGCAGCTGCCAGTCACTATTTTCGGTCTGCATACCACCTGGGGTGCTTTCAGCTTCCCGTTTATTTTTCTGGCGACCGACCTGACGGTGCGTATTTTCGGCGCACCGCTGGCGCGGCGCATTATTCTGGCGGTGATGGTGCCTGCGCTGTTTGTCTCATATGTCATTTCAGCGCTGTTTTATCAGGGTGAATGGCAGGGCTTTGCGGCACTCGGGCAGATGAACCTGTTTGTGGCGCGTATCGCCTGCGCCAGCTTTATGGCCTATGCGCTCGGCCAGGTGCTGGATATCCAGGTCTTTAACCGCCTGCGCCAGAAAGCGGCATGGTGGATAGCACCCGCTGCGGCGATGTTCCTCGGCAATATCAGCGATACGCTGGCCTTCTTCTTTATCGCCTTCTATAAAAGCAGCGATCCGTTTATGGCTACGCACTGGGTTGAGATTGCGCTGGTGGATTACAGCTTTAAGGTCCTCATCTGTATGCTGTTCTTCCTGCCGGCTTACGGCCTGCTGCTGAATGCGATGCTGAAGCAATTAACAGAGAAATCTAATCCCCCCCGGGTGAATTTCGGCTAG
- a CDS encoding DcrB family lipoprotein, with protein MRNLLKYAGIAVLVTGLAACDGNNDKAADNQGVSSSQSAQNVTLMDGKLSFALPPGMSDKSGKLGTQANNMHVYADESGQKAIIVIEGDSSNEGLDTLTERLEAQQRSRDPQLQVVTNKTISVKDHELQQLDSVISANNQSSWSSVVLGKIDGKLLTLQITLPADNQQQAQTEAESIINSITLK; from the coding sequence ATGCGTAACTTACTGAAGTATGCCGGAATTGCAGTGCTGGTCACGGGCCTCGCAGCCTGTGATGGCAACAATGATAAAGCCGCTGATAATCAGGGCGTCAGCAGCAGCCAGTCAGCGCAGAACGTCACGCTGATGGATGGCAAACTGAGCTTTGCATTACCGCCGGGGATGAGTGATAAGAGCGGCAAGCTCGGAACCCAGGCCAACAACATGCACGTTTATGCCGATGAGTCTGGCCAGAAGGCGATCATTGTTATCGAAGGCGACAGCAGCAATGAAGGGCTGGATACCCTGACGGAGCGCCTGGAAGCGCAGCAGCGCAGCCGCGATCCGCAGCTTCAGGTGGTGACCAATAAAACTATCAGCGTGAAGGACCATGAGCTACAGCAGCTGGACAGCGTGATCTCTGCCAACAATCAGTCCTCATGGTCTTCCGTGGTATTGGGCAAAATCGACGGCAAGCTGCTGACCCTGCAAATTACCCTGCCCGCTGATAATCAGCAGCAGGCACAGACTGAAGCAGAAAGCATTATTAACTCCATCACGCTGAAATAA
- the iolE gene encoding myo-inosose-2 dehydratase: protein MDKNKVKLAIAPIGWTNDDMPELGKENSFQQIISEMALAGFTGSEVGSKYPRDPVVLKPMLDIRGLEIVNAWFSTFFAKGDREKTLDEFINHRDFLHAMGAKVIGCSEQSFSIQGTSKAVLEEKPHFSDEQWRLTVEGYNELAKLAAEKGMTVGLHHHMGTAIQTRDEVDRFMAQTNDDVYLLFDTGHAYYSEGSQQAMLAMLEQHLARINHVHLKDVRDEIVAEVKAQRLSFLDGVKRGTFTVPGDGVINFDPVFKILDDAGYRGWMVVEAEQDPALANPFAYALKARQYIRQHAGL from the coding sequence ATGGACAAAAATAAGGTCAAACTGGCTATTGCGCCGATCGGCTGGACTAACGATGACATGCCGGAGCTAGGCAAAGAGAACAGCTTCCAGCAGATTATCAGTGAGATGGCGCTGGCGGGCTTTACCGGCAGTGAGGTGGGCAGCAAATATCCGCGTGACCCGGTGGTTCTGAAGCCGATGCTGGATATCCGTGGGCTTGAGATCGTCAATGCCTGGTTCAGTACCTTTTTTGCTAAAGGCGACAGGGAAAAAACGCTTGATGAGTTTATCAATCATCGGGATTTTCTGCATGCGATGGGGGCGAAAGTCATCGGCTGTTCTGAGCAGAGTTTCAGTATTCAGGGAACGTCAAAAGCGGTACTGGAAGAGAAGCCGCACTTTAGCGATGAACAGTGGCGGCTGACGGTGGAAGGCTACAACGAGCTGGCAAAACTGGCGGCCGAGAAGGGTATGACCGTTGGTCTGCATCATCATATGGGCACTGCGATCCAAACCCGTGATGAGGTGGATCGCTTTATGGCGCAGACCAATGATGACGTGTACCTGCTATTTGATACCGGCCATGCTTACTACTCGGAAGGCTCGCAGCAAGCCATGCTGGCCATGCTGGAACAACACCTGGCGCGTATTAATCATGTGCATCTGAAGGACGTGCGTGACGAGATAGTGGCAGAGGTGAAGGCGCAACGGCTGTCATTCCTGGATGGTGTAAAGAGAGGAACCTTCACCGTGCCGGGCGACGGCGTGATTAATTTCGACCCGGTATTCAAAATCCTCGACGATGCCGGCTACCGGGGCTGGATGGTGGTGGAAGCGGAACAGGACCCGGCGCTGGCGAACCCGTTTGCATATGCGCTAAAAGCACGCCAGTACATTCGTCAACACGCCGGTTTATAA
- a CDS encoding sugar phosphate isomerase/epimerase family protein codes for MKIAFDVDVIKDLGITKMVHQVADWGYKYIEQSPHPQINPFYKHPKASREIITEYKNALRATGLEISSYIVVYRWSGPDEARRQAAARNWKRMIEIAVETGVQVINTELSGNPNEPEICEEMFYRSMEELLPIVEREGIRIEIQSHPWDFCEENNETADLVKSFRSDNVKYLYSVPHTFFYDKGKGDVKSMLEYAGADLSHVLIADTMNHTKHCRYIVNPPGVDAVVHQHVGVGEGEVDFPTLFQTLREMDFANRTYPVGGESIIASSLFGYPEKMKYQAVETRELIERELLCK; via the coding sequence ATGAAAATTGCCTTTGACGTTGATGTCATTAAAGATTTGGGCATCACCAAAATGGTTCACCAGGTGGCTGACTGGGGCTATAAATATATTGAGCAGTCGCCCCATCCGCAGATCAACCCGTTCTATAAACATCCGAAAGCCAGCCGTGAAATTATTACCGAGTACAAGAACGCGCTGCGCGCGACCGGGCTGGAAATCTCCTCTTATATCGTGGTGTACCGCTGGTCTGGTCCGGACGAAGCGCGCCGCCAGGCCGCGGCGCGTAACTGGAAACGGATGATTGAGATTGCGGTGGAAACTGGGGTGCAGGTGATCAATACCGAACTTTCCGGTAACCCGAATGAGCCAGAAATCTGTGAAGAGATGTTCTATCGCTCAATGGAGGAGCTGCTGCCGATTGTCGAGCGTGAAGGGATCCGCATTGAAATCCAGTCTCACCCGTGGGACTTCTGTGAAGAGAACAATGAGACCGCCGATCTGGTGAAATCGTTTCGCAGTGATAACGTCAAATATCTTTACAGCGTGCCGCATACCTTTTTCTACGACAAAGGCAAAGGGGATGTGAAGAGCATGCTGGAGTATGCCGGTGCAGATCTGTCGCATGTGCTGATCGCTGACACCATGAACCACACCAAACACTGCCGCTATATTGTTAATCCGCCGGGCGTTGACGCCGTGGTTCACCAGCATGTCGGGGTGGGCGAAGGGGAAGTCGACTTCCCGACGCTGTTCCAGACGCTGCGTGAGATGGATTTTGCCAACCGCACTTATCCGGTCGGTGGCGAATCGATTATCGCCTCTTCGCTGTTCGGTTATCCGGAAAAAATGAAATATCAGGCGGTGGAAACGCGCGAATTGATCGAACGCGAGCTGCTGTGCAAATAA